In the genome of Triticum urartu cultivar G1812 chromosome 5, Tu2.1, whole genome shotgun sequence, one region contains:
- the LOC125510419 gene encoding TORTIFOLIA1-like protein 2: MKSSTAAPSKGKAAFELKHRLLQALNKIADRDTYQIGLSELHATVDALAPDMVGPFLSCVIDTDADQKSAVRKECVKAIGALARSHGALLAPHMPKLVASVVRRLKDADSVVRDACVDTCGTLSACAREFGDGGAALVALVRPLFESLGEQNRYVQAGAALCLAKVIDESSYFPGPVLPQMLVRVVKILKNPHFMAKPAVIELLRSIVQAEGASTEQALSSALTSIMDSLKSSDWTTRKAASLALSSIAVSSGYLVASFRTSCLRSLERCKFDKVKPVRDAITHAIQLWKAIPGSETPEPSEAGSSTKENFFGDHNDARSVHDGGSRATSFRRVEPTPSASVVSGSSITSVKKRSPLSVNKIPQNNASNQQHLKSSDWHVEISVPKQNTVPDLVKKGYGSNRMLKYAKGSPYGIVDEDIKSDYDPMDDKQECSSLSEVASRSYETKHVTSALEVTEDVTELCPRARETKSIDSTVTDVTSHGTHTCCLSATKELALIRKQLQEMERKQANLFDLLQEFMSNSVENMSVLNSKVHNLEYAVDKTVYTITQSESRYQLPGSKGFKNQSVSSSPRLSNSTPRSSVDANFRPPTIPHLKQEKKWAHDLPSKGMSTCVKEGHEFLKAHARNRVMKPGAGSSEESYIPSLVRGRASGVKGTFPVPFTSPCDQSDLQNALCASNQAGEFRGADGMEPAYAEALSYGDSDDLIDLMDRTGPVLDKLSRETANELLRVIAGQFLGTKLFDLALPWIQQVVDLSTVYKPSQVFVSARAQREFLAALEEAATSGSTEPAVRIAIVQLAFKLTKACEAAPCRKISTRVSRGSESVVMATVM; encoded by the exons ATGAAGTCCAGCACGGCCGCCCCGTCCAAGGGCAAGGCGGCGTTCGAGCTCAAGCACAGGCTGCTCCAGGCCCTCAACAAGATCGCCGACAGGGACACCTACCAGATCGGCCTCAGCGAGCTCCACGCCACCGTCGACGCCCTCGCCCCGGACATGGTCGGCCCCTTCCTCTCCTGCGTCATCGACACCGACGCGGACCAGAAGAGCGCGGTGCGCAAGGAGTGCGTCAAGGCCATCGGCGCGCTGGCGCGGTCGCACGGGGCCCTGCTGGCGCCGCACATGCCCAAGCTGGTCGCCAGCGTCGTCCGCCGCCTCAAGGACGCCGACTCCGTCGTCCGGGACGCGTGCGTCGACACCTGCGGCACCCTCTCGGCGTGCGCCAGGGAGTTCGGGGACGGCGGCGCCGCGCTGGTCGCGCTGGTGCGGCCGCTGTTCGAGTCGCTGGGCGAGCAGAACAGGTATGTCCAGGCCGGGGCCGCGCTCTGCCTGGCCAAGGTCATCGATGAGAGCAGCTACTTCCCTGGCCCTGTTCTGCCGCAGATGCTTGTCCGTGTTGTTAAGATCCTCAAGAACCCGCATTTCATGGCCAAGCCCGCCGTGATCGAGCTGCTCAGAAGCATTGTTCAG GCTGAAGGTGCTTCTACAGAGCAGGCTTTATCATCAGCACTAACAAGTATTATGGATTCCCTGAAGAGTAGTGACTGGACTACAAGGAAAGCAGCTTCTCTAGCTCTTTCAAGTATTGCTGTCAGCTCTGGATATTTGGTTGCGTCTTTCAGAACTTCCTGCCTTCGATCCCTTGAACGCTGTAAATTTGACAAG GTAAAACCGGTGCGTGATGCTATTACCCATGCCATACAGTTGTGGAAAGCTATTCCAGGGTCTGAGACTCCTGAACCATCAGAAGCTGGATCATCCACAAAAG AAAACTTTTTTGGCGACCATAATGATGCCAGAAGTGTACATGATGGTGGATCAAGAGCGACTTCTTTTAGGAGAGTTGAGCCTACACCTTCAGCATCTGTTGTCAGTGGCAGTTCTATCACTTCGGTAAAGAAGAGATCCCCATTGTCTGTCAACAAGATACCTCAAAACAATGCCTCAAATCAGCAGCATTTGAAGTCAAGTGACTGGCATGTGGAAATATCAGTCCCTAAGCAGAATACAGTGCCAGATCTAGTGAAAAAGGGATATGGCAGCAACCGCATGTTGAAATATGCAAAAGGAAGTCCTTATGGAATTGTAGATGAAGACATCAAGTCTGACTATGACCCTATGGATGATAAACAAGAATGCTCCTCTTTATCAGAAGTAGCCAGCAGGAGCTATGAGACGAAGCATGTCACCTCTGCTCTGGAAGTCACTGAAGATGTCACTGAGCTTTGCCCTAGGGCCCGAGAGACCAAGAGCATAGACTCCACTGTTACAGATGTCACTTCACATGGCACACATACTTGTTGTCTGAGTGCGACAAAAGAACTAGCCCTTATTAGGAAGCAACTACAAGAGATGGAAAGGAAGCAAGCAAATCTTTTTGATCTTTTGCAG GAGTTCATGTCGAATTCTGTGGAGAACATGTCAGTGCTGAACTCAAAAGTACACAATTTGGAGTATGCTGTAGACAAAACTGTGTATACAATTACTCAGAGTGAAAGCCGCTATCAACTTCCTGGCTCCAAGGGTTTTAAGAACCAGAGTGTCTCTTCTTCACCCAGGCTTTCTAATTCAACACCTAGATCATCCGTTGATGCCAACTTTAGGCCACCAACAATTCCTCATTTGAAACAAGAGAAGAAGTGGGCTCACGATCTACCATCTAAGGGCATGAGCACTTGTGTAAAAGAGGGTCATGAATTTCTGAAGGCCCATGCTCGTAACAGAGTTATGAAGCCTGGGGCTGGGAGCTCAGAGGAAAGTTACATTCCAAGTTTAGTGAGGGGTCGAGCATCTGGGGTCAAGGGGACCTTCCCGGTTCCATTTACGAGTCCATGTGATCAGTCTGATCTGCAAAATGCATTGTGTGCTTCTAATCAGGCTGGCGAGTTTCGCGGTGCTGACGGCATGGAGCCTGCATATGCTGAAGCCCTTAGCTATGGTGATTCTGATGATCTGATTGACCTGATGGACAGAACTGGGCCTGTTCTTGACAAGCTGTCGCGTGAAACGGCAAATGAACTTTTAAGGGTTATTGCTGGCCAGTTCCTTGGCACAAAGTTATTTGACTTGGCCCTACCTTGGATTCAGCAG